A single region of the Chthoniobacterales bacterium genome encodes:
- the ccoN gene encoding cytochrome-c oxidase, cbb3-type subunit I, whose protein sequence is MNNTTTVSVTYDDKVVRYFMMAAVFWGLVAMTAGVFIAAQMSFHVLNFDTSWLTFGRLRPLHTNAAIFAFVGNMMFAGIYHSTQRLVRTRLASGFLSWLHFWGWQAIIVAAAITLPLGFTRGKEYAELIWPINIAVALIWVVFAINFFWTLAVRNEKSLYVAIWFYIATIITVAMLYIVNHLSLPTSLLHSYPIFGGVQDALVQWWYGHNAVAFFLTTPILGIMYYYLPKAAERPVYSYRLSVVHFWSLVFIYIWAGPHHLLNTALPEWLQTLGMTFSLMLWAPSWGGMLNGLLTLRGAWHKLRTDPVLKFFAAGVTFYGMSTFEGPLLAIRSVNALSHYTDWTIGHVHSGTLGWNSFMAAGMFYWLAPRLWGTKLFSTKLADVHFWLGMVGILLYIAAMWVSGITTGLMLNSVTSEGVLAYPNFLEVVNSVRPMLHMRVLGGGLFLLGFILMTYNLIRTVRSGTPVTTTVEVPAPERRTREGMTLAQGLFNAPTMYSVLIVLFACLWGFTGGTVSTVSFVLLVETMLVAMIHLSASGAKWGEWYERLLESWLPFTVLTLLAVVLGGMIQILPLVFSKQAVDYEKATQIVYTPLELCGRDIYIREGCYNCHSQMIRPLVGEVLRYGESGRLGQSLYDHPFQWGSKRTGPDLQREGGKYPNMWHFQHFENPRTTSIGSNMPAYPWLYRQKADIASLPGKISVLRKLGVPFPERTPDEISSEFLAQGQKIVDDLAPSGVKISPDKEVIALIAYIQQLGRYKTDAPAPGGTADAPPAPSMPPQASR, encoded by the coding sequence ATGAACAACACCACAACCGTTTCCGTGACCTACGACGACAAGGTCGTGCGGTATTTCATGATGGCCGCCGTCTTCTGGGGGCTTGTCGCCATGACGGCCGGCGTCTTCATCGCCGCGCAGATGAGCTTCCACGTGCTCAACTTCGACACCTCGTGGCTGACCTTCGGCCGCCTGCGTCCGTTGCACACCAATGCCGCGATCTTCGCTTTCGTCGGCAACATGATGTTCGCCGGGATTTACCACTCCACCCAGCGCTTGGTGCGCACGCGCCTGGCGTCCGGATTCCTCTCCTGGCTGCACTTCTGGGGTTGGCAGGCCATCATCGTCGCCGCGGCCATCACCCTCCCGCTCGGCTTCACGCGCGGCAAGGAATACGCCGAACTCATCTGGCCGATCAACATTGCCGTCGCCCTCATCTGGGTGGTTTTCGCGATCAACTTTTTCTGGACGCTGGCCGTGCGCAACGAGAAGTCGCTTTACGTGGCGATCTGGTTCTACATCGCCACCATCATCACGGTGGCGATGCTCTACATCGTCAACCATCTCTCGCTGCCCACGTCGCTGCTGCACTCCTATCCGATCTTCGGCGGCGTGCAGGATGCCCTCGTGCAGTGGTGGTATGGGCACAACGCCGTCGCGTTCTTCCTCACCACGCCGATCCTCGGCATCATGTATTACTATCTGCCGAAAGCGGCGGAGCGTCCCGTTTACAGTTACCGGCTTTCGGTCGTGCACTTCTGGTCGCTGGTGTTCATCTACATCTGGGCCGGACCGCACCATTTGCTCAACACCGCGCTGCCCGAGTGGCTGCAGACCCTCGGCATGACGTTCAGTCTCATGCTCTGGGCGCCCTCGTGGGGAGGCATGCTCAACGGCCTGCTCACCCTCCGCGGCGCCTGGCACAAACTGCGCACCGACCCAGTGCTCAAGTTCTTCGCCGCCGGCGTGACCTTCTACGGAATGTCCACCTTCGAGGGGCCGCTCCTCGCGATCCGCTCGGTCAACGCCCTTTCGCACTACACCGATTGGACCATCGGACACGTGCACAGCGGCACGCTCGGCTGGAACAGCTTCATGGCCGCGGGAATGTTCTACTGGCTCGCGCCGCGCCTGTGGGGAACCAAACTTTTCTCCACCAAGCTCGCCGACGTCCATTTCTGGCTCGGGATGGTGGGCATCCTTCTCTACATCGCCGCGATGTGGGTGTCCGGCATCACCACCGGCCTCATGCTCAACTCCGTGACGTCCGAGGGCGTGCTCGCCTATCCGAACTTCCTCGAGGTCGTCAATTCGGTGCGGCCGATGCTGCACATGCGCGTGCTCGGCGGCGGTCTCTTCCTCCTCGGGTTCATCCTGATGACCTATAACCTCATCCGCACGGTGCGCAGCGGCACGCCGGTGACCACCACGGTCGAGGTCCCGGCGCCTGAACGCCGCACGCGCGAGGGAATGACGCTCGCACAGGGCCTCTTCAACGCGCCGACGATGTATTCGGTGCTGATTGTCCTCTTCGCCTGCCTGTGGGGATTCACCGGCGGCACCGTCAGCACGGTTTCCTTCGTGCTCCTCGTCGAGACCATGCTGGTTGCCATGATTCACCTCAGCGCATCCGGGGCGAAGTGGGGCGAATGGTATGAGCGGCTGCTTGAAAGCTGGCTGCCTTTCACGGTCCTTACCCTCCTTGCCGTCGTGCTCGGCGGGATGATCCAGATCCTGCCGCTCGTCTTCTCCAAACAGGCGGTCGATTACGAAAAGGCGACGCAAATCGTTTACACGCCGCTCGAGCTGTGCGGTCGCGACATCTACATCCGCGAAGGCTGCTACAACTGCCACAGCCAGATGATCCGTCCCCTGGTCGGCGAAGTCCTGCGCTACGGCGAAAGCGGACGCCTCGGGCAATCTCTCTACGACCATCCGTTCCAATGGGGATCGAAACGCACCGGTCCGGATCTTCAGCGCGAAGGCGGGAAATATCCGAACATGTGGCACTTCCAGCACTTCGAGAATCCGCGCACCACGTCGATCGGCAGCAACATGCCGGCCTATCCGTGGCTTTACCGCCAGAAAGCCGATATCGCGTCCCTTCCGGGCAAAATCAGCGTCCTGCGCAAACTGGGCGTTCCATTCCCCGAGCGGACTCCCGACGAAATCAGCAGCGAATTCCTCGCCCAGGGACAGAAGATCGTCGATGACCTCGCGCCAAGCGGCGTGAAGATCAGCCCCGACAAGGAAGTGATCGCCCTCATCGCCTACATCCAGCAGCTCGGACGTTACAAAACCGATGCCCCGGCACCCGGGGGCACGGCGGATGCGCCGCCCGCGCCTTCGATGCCGCCGCAGGCCTCCCGCTGA
- a CDS encoding HAD-IC family P-type ATPase, whose product MPDVPLKTIAGEQLLHSCRHCRTRFRPSADEQEFCCSGCRFVHHLLHKRGLGDFYSYGETMSPAGNFVFHDRDYRWLESQQRASEAGAGDVAETIVDVQGISCAACLWLIEAVFMECPGAVSCVVNSSSGTARLRWTPGALALDDYARDVQRFGYLLGPPQGKAPSSMGSLTRKLGLCGFLAMNAMLFASPRYFGIEPGDALTALFDVVSFGLATASIAIGGTFFFRRALGALRMGALHIDLPISLGLLIAYAGSVGAWLRDQHSFNYFDFVSVFTFLMLLGRWLQERAVENNRRRLLGLKLSPGRVRVMGDPAAGEKGAEEIVSGLKFAVARGQVVPVRSRLLERSATFALNWITGEPAPRTFPAGSIVPAGARSVDADDTVFEALEDWADSQLSALLRIDAERQWRNRGLEKLIKVYLSIVMVVAALGFVAWGWSGGDWPAAFQVMISVLVVSCPCAIGVALPLLDDIAAARLQQYGVYLREGSLWARLKQVTTLLFDKTGTVTLETLRPADPAVFDTLSAETKSYLMRLVERSLHPVAACLREVLLSSGVEPATGGGMVHEIPGMGLEWESPVGLWRLGRAAWALHGGESGGTILALDGTALARFDFREELRPDAADQVAHFASRGMPVYLLSGDEPARVKSMAHVLGLPESHAMGGLTPAEKAGLVRARWSGNALMLGDGANDSLAFDAALCRGTPAVDAGLLEHKADFYLLGRGLHGLGALFAAGRSHHRTARAVFGFALLYNACAVSAALAGWMSPLVAAVIMPLSSLVCIGIVLTGFRISTPLRTKTQNS is encoded by the coding sequence ATGCCCGATGTGCCATTGAAAACGATCGCCGGAGAACAGCTTTTGCATTCGTGCAGGCACTGCCGCACGCGGTTCCGTCCGTCCGCCGATGAACAGGAATTTTGCTGCTCGGGCTGCCGCTTCGTGCACCATCTGTTGCACAAACGCGGGCTCGGGGACTTTTATTCCTACGGCGAGACCATGTCCCCCGCGGGCAACTTCGTTTTCCACGACCGCGATTACCGGTGGCTGGAGAGCCAGCAGCGCGCTTCCGAGGCGGGGGCGGGGGACGTCGCCGAGACCATCGTCGATGTGCAGGGAATTTCCTGCGCGGCTTGCTTGTGGTTGATCGAGGCGGTGTTCATGGAATGTCCCGGCGCGGTTTCCTGCGTGGTCAATTCATCTTCCGGCACCGCGCGCCTGCGGTGGACGCCCGGTGCGCTCGCGCTCGATGACTACGCGCGGGATGTGCAGCGATTCGGATATTTGCTCGGTCCGCCGCAGGGCAAAGCGCCCTCCTCCATGGGATCCCTGACCCGCAAGCTCGGTCTCTGCGGTTTTCTGGCCATGAACGCGATGCTTTTCGCGTCGCCCCGCTATTTCGGCATCGAGCCCGGCGATGCGCTCACCGCGCTCTTCGATGTCGTCTCTTTCGGTCTGGCCACGGCCAGTATCGCCATCGGAGGAACGTTTTTCTTCCGGCGTGCGCTCGGCGCGTTGCGCATGGGCGCCCTGCATATCGACCTGCCCATTTCCCTCGGGTTGCTGATCGCCTACGCCGGTTCCGTAGGCGCGTGGCTCAGGGATCAGCACAGCTTCAACTACTTCGACTTTGTTTCGGTCTTCACTTTCCTGATGTTGCTCGGGCGCTGGTTGCAGGAGCGCGCGGTCGAGAACAACCGCCGGCGGCTCCTCGGGCTCAAGCTCTCGCCGGGACGCGTGCGTGTCATGGGGGATCCGGCCGCGGGCGAAAAGGGCGCGGAAGAAATCGTTTCGGGTTTGAAGTTTGCCGTCGCGCGCGGCCAAGTCGTTCCCGTGCGTTCGCGCCTGCTCGAACGCAGTGCGACGTTTGCGCTCAATTGGATCACCGGCGAGCCGGCCCCGCGCACTTTCCCGGCCGGAAGCATCGTGCCCGCGGGCGCACGCAGCGTGGATGCGGACGACACCGTGTTCGAAGCGCTGGAAGACTGGGCCGACTCGCAGCTTTCCGCGCTCCTGCGCATCGACGCCGAGCGCCAGTGGCGCAATCGCGGACTTGAAAAGTTGATCAAAGTTTATCTCTCGATCGTCATGGTCGTCGCCGCACTCGGCTTCGTCGCCTGGGGTTGGTCGGGGGGCGACTGGCCGGCCGCGTTCCAGGTGATGATCTCGGTCCTTGTCGTCTCGTGTCCGTGTGCGATCGGCGTGGCCTTGCCGCTTTTGGACGACATCGCGGCGGCACGCCTGCAGCAATACGGGGTTTATCTGCGCGAGGGTTCCCTCTGGGCGCGGCTCAAGCAGGTGACCACGCTTCTCTTCGACAAGACAGGCACCGTGACGCTGGAGACTTTGCGCCCGGCCGATCCGGCGGTCTTCGACACCCTGTCCGCCGAAACAAAATCCTACCTCATGCGTCTGGTCGAGCGGAGTCTGCATCCGGTCGCCGCCTGTTTGCGGGAAGTTCTGCTTTCGTCGGGCGTCGAGCCTGCGACGGGCGGGGGGATGGTCCATGAAATTCCCGGCATGGGTCTCGAGTGGGAATCTCCGGTCGGTCTCTGGCGCCTCGGCCGTGCCGCGTGGGCATTGCATGGCGGCGAATCCGGCGGGACCATCCTCGCTTTGGACGGCACCGCGTTGGCGCGCTTTGACTTCCGCGAAGAGCTGCGCCCCGACGCGGCCGACCAGGTTGCGCACTTCGCCTCGCGCGGCATGCCCGTTTACCTGCTCAGCGGAGACGAGCCTGCGCGCGTGAAATCCATGGCACATGTCCTCGGGCTCCCCGAATCCCACGCCATGGGCGGCCTCACTCCCGCGGAAAAAGCCGGCCTCGTTCGCGCGCGCTGGAGCGGCAATGCCCTCATGCTCGGCGACGGAGCCAATGACAGCCTTGCCTTCGATGCGGCGCTCTGCCGTGGCACGCCGGCGGTCGATGCCGGGCTTCTCGAGCACAAGGCGGATTTTTATTTGCTCGGGCGCGGACTGCACGGGCTGGGCGCGCTGTTCGCGGCGGGCCGCAGTCATCACCGCACTGCGCGCGCGGTTTTCGGCTTCGCCCTTCTTTACAACGCCTGCGCGGTTTCGGCCGCGCTTGCCGGCTGGATGAGTCCGCTCGTCGCCGCGGTCATCATGCCGCTCAGTTCGCTCGTCTGCATCGGAATCGTGCTCACGGGCTTCCGCATTTCCACTCCGCTCCGAACCAAAACACAAAACTCATGA
- the ccoG gene encoding cytochrome c oxidase accessory protein CcoG — MKPKAPSIDSVTTINEDGSRYFVHPADVSGPFTLSRRIFAIFLIALYVSLPFIPIKGEPAVFLDIFHRKLHIFGLTLMFQDLWLLFFLITGMAFGLFVVTSVAGRLWCGWACPQTVFLDHVFRRVERFIDGDAPARRRLEDAPWTGGKIFKRALKHGIFFLLSAAIAHMFLSYFVSLPSLYAMMRHSPGENWGFFLFVFALTGVLYFNFAWFREQFCIIMCPYGRLGSALIDDNSIVVGYDTVRGEPRGKAGTTTGDCIDCRRCVQVCPTGIDIRQGLQMECISCEACIDACDEIMVKIGRPKGLVRHDSLNALAGRPSKFWRPRLLIYIVLGMVGASAFAYATQQVKPVILSVLRMQGAPYFRDQGSIRNNFMVRVANKRAETHDYTVTLDSPAAGLSSTGASAHKLALGPGEEVQEPLIMTLPDADFHGNFDVKVQVRGQSGQVEGEKTVPFLGPFREAP; from the coding sequence ATGAAGCCGAAAGCGCCCAGCATTGATTCGGTCACCACGATCAATGAAGACGGGTCGCGCTACTTCGTCCACCCGGCCGATGTCAGCGGACCTTTCACCCTGAGCCGCCGGATTTTCGCCATTTTCCTCATCGCCCTCTACGTCTCGCTTCCCTTTATCCCGATCAAGGGCGAACCGGCGGTGTTCCTCGATATCTTCCACCGCAAGCTCCACATCTTCGGGCTTACCCTGATGTTCCAGGACTTGTGGCTGCTGTTTTTCCTCATCACCGGCATGGCCTTCGGGCTGTTCGTGGTCACCTCCGTCGCCGGCCGCCTCTGGTGCGGCTGGGCGTGTCCGCAGACCGTTTTTCTCGATCACGTGTTCCGCCGCGTCGAGCGCTTCATCGACGGGGACGCGCCCGCCCGGCGCCGGCTCGAGGATGCGCCGTGGACCGGCGGAAAAATATTCAAACGCGCGCTCAAGCACGGGATTTTCTTCCTTCTCTCCGCGGCCATCGCGCACATGTTCCTCTCGTATTTTGTCTCGTTGCCCTCGCTTTACGCCATGATGCGGCATTCGCCGGGCGAGAACTGGGGCTTCTTCCTCTTCGTCTTCGCCCTCACCGGCGTCCTCTACTTCAACTTCGCGTGGTTCCGCGAACAGTTCTGCATCATCATGTGCCCCTACGGGCGCCTCGGTTCCGCCCTCATCGACGACAACTCGATCGTCGTCGGCTATGACACCGTTCGCGGCGAGCCGCGGGGCAAGGCGGGGACAACCACCGGCGACTGCATCGACTGCCGCCGCTGCGTCCAGGTTTGTCCCACCGGCATCGACATCCGCCAGGGGTTGCAGATGGAGTGCATATCGTGCGAGGCCTGCATCGACGCCTGCGACGAGATCATGGTGAAAATCGGCCGTCCCAAGGGCCTTGTGCGCCACGATTCGCTCAACGCCCTGGCCGGGCGTCCGTCGAAGTTCTGGCGTCCGCGCCTTTTGATCTACATCGTTCTCGGCATGGTCGGTGCGTCGGCGTTCGCCTACGCCACGCAACAGGTCAAGCCCGTCATCCTGTCGGTGCTGCGCATGCAGGGTGCGCCGTATTTCCGCGACCAGGGTTCGATCCGCAACAACTTCATGGTGCGCGTGGCCAACAAGCGCGCGGAGACCCACGATTACACCGTCACCCTGGATTCTCCGGCGGCGGGCCTGTCATCGACCGGCGCCTCGGCGCACAAGCTCGCGCTCGGACCCGGGGAGGAAGTCCAGGAGCCGCTCATTATGACACTTCCCGACGCCGATTTTCACGGAAACTTCGACGTCAAAGTCCAGGTGCGCGGCCAAAGCGGGCAGGTGGAGGGCGAGAAAACGGTTCCATTCCTCGGACCGTTCCGCGAAGCGCCATGA
- a CDS encoding cbb3-type cytochrome c oxidase subunit I gives MNNTDTQPNGASNAGAITFAVTALVFLALGCLMLAGRPGFLLGETLTGHGQAWINLLIFGFGLPAAFGAVYWALPSVFALPLYSKQMVFLHYGFHLAGLAIVTAMPFVTDLPQAGMGATFIACGAVVFIVNIALTLRGMERPDAASAFLSTVCVWLAIVAFLGIPFAAKPPLPFLATTSWSAGWLLFVIAGVFFNTQIALALRVTPAAVGAASERTPAAWFALAVINLGVAWSVAAATFGLLGFLLLTSAIFLLGALIFLGDFWLLLQRRTARELGWDAKILLASVWMIPATAAVLIYNVVERLGIEPVAAVDPQAAAGLAPVVEPAPITVMALDWTVGLVALMATAVPGLVAIIFQLLKLRSGVRAETTAREKVAGQVLLASFFNYAVGAGLVVVGAWGADQQMLGLGAVFLVVGALGFLGNFLYGLGQSSDAAEAGTEAVRA, from the coding sequence ATGAACAACACTGACACACAACCGAACGGCGCTTCCAACGCGGGAGCGATCACATTCGCCGTCACCGCGCTGGTCTTCCTCGCGCTCGGCTGCCTCATGCTCGCCGGACGCCCCGGATTCCTCCTCGGTGAAACGCTCACCGGACACGGCCAGGCGTGGATCAATCTTCTGATCTTCGGGTTCGGCCTGCCTGCCGCCTTCGGTGCGGTTTACTGGGCGCTGCCGTCCGTCTTCGCTCTGCCGCTTTACAGCAAGCAGATGGTGTTTCTGCACTACGGCTTCCATCTTGCCGGCCTGGCGATCGTCACCGCCATGCCCTTCGTCACGGATCTCCCGCAGGCCGGCATGGGCGCAACCTTCATCGCTTGCGGCGCCGTCGTGTTCATTGTGAACATTGCCCTCACGCTCCGCGGAATGGAGCGCCCCGATGCCGCCAGCGCGTTTCTCAGCACTGTCTGCGTGTGGCTGGCCATCGTTGCGTTCCTCGGCATTCCTTTCGCGGCCAAGCCGCCCCTTCCGTTCCTTGCCACCACCAGCTGGAGCGCGGGCTGGCTGCTGTTTGTCATAGCCGGCGTCTTTTTCAACACGCAGATCGCGCTGGCTTTGCGCGTCACGCCCGCTGCCGTCGGTGCCGCGTCCGAGCGCACCCCCGCGGCGTGGTTCGCTCTCGCTGTCATCAACCTCGGTGTGGCCTGGAGCGTCGCGGCTGCCACATTCGGTCTGCTCGGCTTTCTTCTTCTCACTTCGGCCATCTTTCTTCTGGGGGCGTTGATCTTCCTCGGTGACTTCTGGCTGCTGCTCCAACGCCGCACAGCGCGCGAATTGGGGTGGGATGCGAAAATCCTGCTCGCTTCCGTGTGGATGATTCCCGCCACCGCCGCGGTGCTCATTTACAATGTGGTCGAACGCCTCGGCATCGAGCCCGTGGCCGCCGTGGATCCGCAGGCAGCCGCCGGTCTGGCGCCCGTCGTCGAGCCCGCGCCGATCACCGTGATGGCTCTCGATTGGACAGTCGGTCTCGTCGCGCTCATGGCCACTGCCGTTCCCGGGCTCGTCGCGATCATTTTCCAGCTGCTCAAGCTCCGCTCCGGGGTCCGTGCGGAAACCACAGCCCGCGAAAAAGTGGCCGGCCAAGTGCTGCTCGCTTCGTTCTTCAACTACGCGGTCGGAGCCGGCTTGGTTGTCGTCGGTGCGTGGGGTGCGGATCAGCAGATGCTCGGCCTCGGGGCCGTGTTCCTCGTGGTCGGCGCGCTCGGCTTCCTCGGCAATTTTCTCTACGGCCTTGGACAATCCTCCGACGCCGCGGAAGCAGGCACCGAGGCAGTCCGCGCGTAG
- a CDS encoding sulfite exporter TauE/SafE family protein codes for MGRHLHGEPPRSFAETHAGGGNSAAAKKGGAMMTLPEITGPLAALLAGLITSLHCVGMCGPLACSACARGGGQGSMQATLIYHGSRVVSYAIVGLAAGLVGRRLSDALLGGGTRWMTWLFVLFFLAVVVGLDKRIRLPVPKGSLAWMGAASARCGVRGRAGVLGFFTPLLPCAPLYLVVAAAALSGSAWSGGSIMIAFALGTVPLLLVLQSQFFRLGARWSPDAMDYVRRGLAFVSVILLVARGTYTASTGCPMCH; via the coding sequence ATGGGTCGCCACTTACATGGTGAGCCGCCGCGTTCCTTCGCAGAAACTCACGCCGGCGGAGGAAACTCTGCTGCTGCGAAAAAAGGAGGCGCAATGATGACATTGCCCGAGATCACCGGACCGTTGGCCGCCCTGCTGGCCGGGCTCATCACCAGCCTGCATTGCGTGGGTATGTGCGGGCCTCTGGCCTGCTCCGCCTGCGCGCGGGGTGGCGGGCAGGGGAGCATGCAGGCGACGCTGATTTACCACGGGTCGCGCGTGGTGTCCTACGCCATTGTCGGGCTCGCGGCCGGACTCGTCGGCCGGCGCCTGTCCGATGCGCTGCTTGGCGGCGGCACCCGATGGATGACATGGCTCTTCGTGCTCTTTTTCCTCGCGGTCGTGGTGGGTCTCGACAAGCGCATCCGGCTGCCTGTTCCCAAAGGTTCCCTCGCGTGGATGGGTGCGGCTTCCGCCCGTTGCGGGGTGCGCGGACGCGCGGGCGTGCTCGGATTTTTCACGCCGCTGTTGCCTTGTGCCCCGCTTTATCTCGTCGTTGCCGCGGCTGCGCTCTCCGGATCCGCCTGGTCCGGCGGCTCGATCATGATCGCATTCGCCCTCGGCACCGTCCCGTTGCTTCTTGTGCTGCAATCGCAATTTTTCCGCCTCGGTGCGCGTTGGTCGCCGGATGCCATGGACTACGTGCGGCGCGGTCTCGCCTTCGTGAGTGTGATCCTCCTTGTGGCGAGGGGAACTTATACCGCATCCACCGGATGCCCGATGTGCCATTGA
- a CDS encoding c-type cytochrome has translation MNDQRKTDDDALRHHTYDGIQEYDKRLPNWWLFTLYGAIVFSAAYWAYYHWSAHMVPGYVRVERQIEEIQKAALASGGTPTDIQLWNLSRDPAVVEAGQKIYTANCVACHGAELQGGIGQNLVDATWIHGGKPTDIYNTIQKGVLEKGMPVWGPVLGAARIADVVAFVVSKNPTIQKPAEQ, from the coding sequence ATGAACGACCAACGCAAAACCGATGACGACGCGCTGCGTCACCATACCTACGACGGCATCCAGGAATATGACAAGCGCCTGCCGAACTGGTGGCTCTTCACCCTCTACGGCGCGATTGTTTTCTCCGCCGCTTACTGGGCCTACTACCACTGGTCGGCCCACATGGTGCCCGGCTACGTGCGCGTGGAAAGACAGATCGAGGAAATCCAAAAGGCCGCGCTTGCCAGCGGCGGAACCCCGACCGACATCCAGCTCTGGAACCTGAGCCGCGATCCCGCGGTGGTCGAGGCCGGCCAGAAGATCTACACCGCCAACTGCGTGGCCTGCCATGGCGCGGAGTTGCAGGGCGGCATCGGGCAAAACCTCGTGGATGCCACATGGATCCACGGCGGCAAGCCGACGGACATCTACAACACCATCCAAAAAGGCGTCCTCGAAAAAGGGATGCCCGTGTGGGGGCCGGTCCTCGGCGCGGCGCGTATCGCCGACGTTGTAGCGTTCGTCGTCAGCAAAAACCCGACGATCCAAAAGCCGGCCGAGCAATAG